Genomic window (Streptomyces liliiviolaceus):
AAGTACGGGATCATCGGCCTGACCAAGTCGTACGCCCAGGCCTTCGCCCCTGCCGTCCGGGTCAACGTCTTCGCGCCCGGGTTCATCGAGACGCCCGCGACGCTGGGCCGGGAGGACTGGAAGAACGGGCGCGGGGAGCAGCTGCGCAAGGCGACTCCGATGGGGCGCATCCCGGGGCCGGAGGAGCTGGCGGGGGCCGCGCTGTTCCTGGCCACGGAGGACGCGCACCACATCACCGGCGGCTTCCTGATCGCCGACGGCGGCTACAACATGATCGGCGCGTGACGGGAGGACGGCGGCGTCCCGCTTCACCGGACACCGCCGCCCTCCCGCCACTGCTGACTGCTGACTACGCCACCGTGCGGATCAGCTTCTTGTTGACGAACTCCTCGATGCCCGGACGGCCCAGTTCGCGTCCGAAGCCCGAGCGCTTGATACCACCGAAGGGCAGTTCGGCGCCCTCGGCGCCGACACCGTTGACGAAGACCATGCCGGCCTCGATCCGGTCGGCGACACGCGCGGCCTGGGCCGGGTCGGTGGTGAAGACGTAGGAGCCGAGGCCGTACGGGGTGTCGTTGGCGATGCGGACGGCGTCGTCCTCGTCGGTGGCGGCGAAGACCATGGCGACCGGGCCGAACAGTTCCTGCCGGGCGGCGGTGTCCTCGGTGGTGAGTCCGGTGAGGACACCGGCCGGGAAGTGCGCCCCCTCGCGCCGGCCGGTGCTGTGCAGGGTCGCGCCCTCCGCGACGGCCGCGTCCACCTGGCGGGCGAGGTTCTCGGCGGCGGCCACGGACGACAGAGGCGCGCCCGTCTCCCCGGCGAGGAGCCGGGCACTGAACTTCTCTACGAACTGCTCGTACAGGTCCTCGACGACCACGAACCGCTTGGCCGCGTTGCAGGCCTGGCCGGTGTTGTCGAGGCGGGCGGCGACGGCGGATTCGACGACGGCGTCGAGGTCGTCGGTGGACAGGACGACGAACGGGTCGGAGCCGCCGAGTTCGAGGACGACCTTCTTGAGGTGGCGGCCGGCGATCTCGGCGACGGCGGAGCCCGCCCGCTCGGAGCCGGTGAGCGAGACGCCCTGGACGCGCGGGTCGGCGATCACGTCGGCGATCTGCTCGTTGGTGGCGTAGACGTTGACGTACGCCCCGGCCGGGAAGCCCGCCTCGGCGAACAGCTTCTCCAGCAGGGCTGCGGTGGCGGGGCACTGCGGGGCGTGCTTGAGGACGATGGTGTTGCCGATCGCCAGGTTCGGGGCGGCGAAGCGGGCGACCTGATAGGCGGGGAAGTTCCACGGCATGATGCCGAGCAGGACACCCACCGGGCTGCGCCGGATGACGGCACTGCCCGCTCCGGACGTCACGTCGAGCGGTTCGTCGGCGAGGAACTCCTCGGCGTGGTCGGCGTAGTAGTGGTAGATCTCGGTGCAGAAGCCGACCTCGCCCTCCGCCTCGGCGAGGGGCTTGCCCATCTCACGCACGATGCTCGCGGCCAGCTCGTCCTGGTGCTCGGCGTGCAGGTCACCGAGCCTGCGCAGCAGTGCGGCCCGCTCACCGACCGTACTGGAGCGGCCCCACGCGGCGGCGATGTGGGCGGTGTCGACGGCAGCCGCGACCTGGGCGTCGGTGGCGGTCGGGTAGGTCTCGACGACCTCTGCGGTGGCCGGGTCGGTGACGGCGTACATGCTCTTCTCCAGGTGCTGCGTGGTGAGGGTCTGGCGGGGTTACCGGGCTGCGGCCCGGCCCGCGAGTCACGGGCCGCGCCGCCGTGCCGTCATGGTTCGAGGATCGTCCGCTTTCCGGTGTTGGACCGGAGGTCGTCGAACGCGAGCGGTGCCTCCTTCAGCGGGCGGACCTTCCCGATCAGGTCGTCCAGCGGCAGGCGCCCGGCGAGGTACAGACGGGCCAGCTTGGGGATGTCCAGCTCGCCGACGCTGGAACCATAATTGCACCCGAGGATACGTTTGCCCTGGTCGGCGAGGTCGAAGAGGTCGAACGAGCCGGTCGCGCCGGTGGCCGCCATACCGACGAGGACGGCCGCTCCGCCGGAGGTGAGCATGGCGGGAAGCGTCTCGACGACCTTCGGGCTGCCGATCGCCTCGAAGGCGTAGTCCACTCCCCCGAGCTCGTCCTGGCACCAGGCGGCCACGTCGTCGCGGGCCCCGTCGAGGGTGTGGGTGGCGCCGAACTTCCTTGCCGCTTCGAGGCGTTCGGGCGAGAGGTCTACGGCGACGATGGGGTCGGCGCCGACCAGGGCCAGGCCCATCACCACGGAGAGACCGACTCCGCCGGTGCCGATGACGACGGCCGACTCACCGGGCCGTACGCCCGCGGTGTTCACGACCGCGCCGATCCCGGTGGTGATGGAACAGCCGAGCAGCGCGCCGATGCCGAAGGGCAGTTCCTTCGGGACCTTCACCGCGGCCGTCTCGGGAACGACCAGCCGGTCGGTGAAGGCGCCGAGACCCAGGTAGGGCCAGACCTCCTCACCGTCGGCCTCGGTGAACGGGGTCGTGCCGTCGGGGAGGGTGTTGGCGACGGCCTTGGTGCCGGTGCACAGCCAGCCCTGGCCGGCCACGCACTTGCGGCAGCGGCGGCACGGCGCGAACCAGGACAGGACCACGTGGTCGCCGGGCCGCACGGAGGTGACACCGGGGCCGATCCCCGTGACCACGCCCGCCGCCTCGTGCCCGAGGACGAGCGGGCGGTCGGTGGGCCAGTCACCGGACACGATGTGCAGGTCCGAGTGGCACACACCGGCGGCGCGCATCTCGATCTCGACCTCACCGGGACCGGCGGGGCGCAGGGTGACCTCGCGCGTACCGAGACCCGCCTCGGGGTCGAAGACGATGGCGGTGGAGGACACGGCTGGCGAGGACACGGCCGGGGAGGACTTCGACGGCATCAGGACGCCTTCACTTCTTCTGCGGTCCGGCCGTCCGTGGCCGGACGCGGGGCGAGCTTGGTGTGGGGTTTGGCGACCACGACGTACACGAGGCCGATGACGAACAGCGCGGAGAAGACCAGGATCACGGCCCAGACCTGCATCCAGCTGCCGCCGACGGGGGCGAGTTCGGTACGCGGCCAGGCGATGTTGACCGCTTCGAACAGCAGCCACAGCACGGCGATCACGTTGACGACGAGCCCGGTGCGGCCGAGCCGCAGCT
Coding sequences:
- a CDS encoding NAD-dependent succinate-semialdehyde dehydrogenase, with the translated sequence MYAVTDPATAEVVETYPTATDAQVAAAVDTAHIAAAWGRSSTVGERAALLRRLGDLHAEHQDELAASIVREMGKPLAEAEGEVGFCTEIYHYYADHAEEFLADEPLDVTSGAGSAVIRRSPVGVLLGIMPWNFPAYQVARFAAPNLAIGNTIVLKHAPQCPATAALLEKLFAEAGFPAGAYVNVYATNEQIADVIADPRVQGVSLTGSERAGSAVAEIAGRHLKKVVLELGGSDPFVVLSTDDLDAVVESAVAARLDNTGQACNAAKRFVVVEDLYEQFVEKFSARLLAGETGAPLSSVAAAENLARQVDAAVAEGATLHSTGRREGAHFPAGVLTGLTTEDTAARQELFGPVAMVFAATDEDDAVRIANDTPYGLGSYVFTTDPAQAARVADRIEAGMVFVNGVGAEGAELPFGGIKRSGFGRELGRPGIEEFVNKKLIRTVA
- a CDS encoding alcohol dehydrogenase catalytic domain-containing protein — encoded protein: MPSKSSPAVSSPAVSSTAIVFDPEAGLGTREVTLRPAGPGEVEIEMRAAGVCHSDLHIVSGDWPTDRPLVLGHEAAGVVTGIGPGVTSVRPGDHVVLSWFAPCRRCRKCVAGQGWLCTGTKAVANTLPDGTTPFTEADGEEVWPYLGLGAFTDRLVVPETAAVKVPKELPFGIGALLGCSITTGIGAVVNTAGVRPGESAVVIGTGGVGLSVVMGLALVGADPIVAVDLSPERLEAARKFGATHTLDGARDDVAAWCQDELGGVDYAFEAIGSPKVVETLPAMLTSGGAAVLVGMAATGATGSFDLFDLADQGKRILGCNYGSSVGELDIPKLARLYLAGRLPLDDLIGKVRPLKEAPLAFDDLRSNTGKRTILEP